The Chryseobacterium suipulveris genome window below encodes:
- a CDS encoding DNA polymerase III subunit, translating into MNWEQIVGQQKLQQLLIESIKDQRVSHAQLFVGKDGYGTLPFAMAFAKEIFKRENEHSSSKVETLNHLDLHFSFPVFKEKNGGLSTGFFEQFREMVLENPYSNSEDWSKILESENKQLTIYADEIDDLNKKFGLKSFEGGSKILIIWQADKMNISAANKFLKFLEEPPKGTYIILTAENTDNILPTILSRTQLVEIPRINDEDIKLFLERNRTVSDLKINEIVFEAQGNWNTAQKLLRSENSDSEFEELFVTWVREAFQVKKKPEFLKNIVFWGRNIAGWNKEKQKNFLNYCAEMFRLALLQNYGNENLVYKKIDSSGFKWESFSRFIHGANIGAIIDEISEADYHLERNANPKIVWTDLGIKLSRYIHKSA; encoded by the coding sequence ATGAACTGGGAACAGATTGTAGGTCAGCAGAAACTCCAGCAACTGCTCATAGAAAGCATCAAGGATCAACGAGTGAGTCACGCGCAACTTTTCGTGGGGAAGGATGGTTATGGCACTTTGCCATTCGCAATGGCTTTTGCCAAAGAAATTTTTAAGAGAGAAAATGAGCATTCCTCCTCAAAGGTGGAAACGCTGAACCATCTCGACCTTCACTTTAGTTTTCCTGTTTTTAAAGAGAAAAATGGGGGTTTGTCAACTGGATTTTTCGAACAGTTCAGAGAAATGGTGCTGGAAAATCCTTATTCCAACAGCGAAGATTGGAGCAAAATTCTGGAGTCCGAAAACAAGCAGCTCACCATTTATGCTGATGAAATCGACGATCTGAACAAAAAGTTTGGCTTGAAAAGTTTTGAGGGCGGCAGCAAAATCCTCATCATTTGGCAAGCCGACAAAATGAATATTTCCGCGGCAAACAAATTCCTGAAATTTCTGGAAGAACCGCCAAAAGGAACTTACATCATCCTGACTGCTGAAAATACCGACAATATTTTACCGACTATTCTTTCGAGAACCCAACTGGTCGAGATTCCGAGAATTAATGATGAAGATATTAAGCTTTTCCTTGAAAGAAACAGGACGGTTTCTGATTTGAAGATCAACGAAATTGTATTCGAAGCACAGGGAAACTGGAACACCGCACAAAAACTGCTTCGTTCCGAAAATTCAGATTCCGAGTTTGAGGAGCTTTTCGTGACCTGGGTTCGTGAAGCATTTCAAGTGAAGAAAAAACCGGAGTTCCTGAAAAACATTGTGTTTTGGGGCAGAAATATTGCTGGTTGGAATAAGGAGAAACAAAAAAACTTCCTGAATTACTGTGCTGAAATGTTTCGGCTCGCCTTACTCCAAAACTACGGGAACGAAAATTTGGTTTACAAGAAAATTGATTCGAGCGGTTTCAAGTGGGAGAGTTTCTCAAGGTTCATCCACGGAGCAAATATTGGTGCAATCATTGATGAAATCTCTGAAGCCGACTACCATCTCGAGCGAAATGCAAACCCGAAGATTGTTTGGACTGATTTGGGAATAAAACTATCGCGCTACATTCACAAATCGGCATAA
- a CDS encoding magnesium transporter CorA family protein, with protein sequence MAIEIIFRNQHCEWIDVEAPTEEDLDFLHDRYAINHLLLEDTVDPNHLPKFEEDADVKFYLMRENTELERQNLNTISDISTKLGVFIINGIVITTHRMKNRSIYELKKEVFLPENSEITPDQIALELALKVMKSYDDEAANLMETMDNIENEIFLKNPNNSVQIRRLYKLKRKAGLNTRILNISSVWVDKFKLLNLDTSAVTDLADKYKDVIADFEHLNTQVANLISMYLAMSDQKANQVMKVLSIYAMYFFPLTFIAGVYGMNFDNMPELRTKSGYFVTLGVMALIALLTFIYVRRKRW encoded by the coding sequence GGCAATTGAGATAATTTTTCGAAACCAACACTGCGAGTGGATCGACGTGGAAGCTCCGACAGAGGAAGACCTGGATTTTCTGCACGATCGATATGCGATAAACCATTTGCTGCTTGAGGACACCGTTGATCCCAATCACTTGCCGAAGTTTGAGGAAGACGCCGACGTGAAATTCTATCTGATGCGTGAAAACACAGAGCTGGAGCGTCAAAACCTGAACACGATCAGTGATATCAGCACAAAGCTCGGGGTTTTTATCATCAATGGGATTGTAATCACGACTCACCGAATGAAAAACCGCAGTATTTACGAACTGAAGAAGGAGGTCTTTTTGCCCGAAAACAGCGAGATCACCCCTGATCAAATTGCTTTGGAACTCGCATTAAAAGTCATGAAGTCCTACGATGATGAAGCGGCAAACCTGATGGAAACCATGGATAATATCGAGAATGAAATCTTCCTGAAAAATCCAAATAACTCCGTACAGATTCGCCGGCTTTACAAACTGAAACGAAAAGCGGGACTCAATACCAGAATCCTGAACATTTCGTCAGTTTGGGTAGATAAATTCAAGCTGCTTAATTTAGACACTTCCGCAGTAACCGATTTGGCAGATAAATACAAAGATGTAATTGCCGATTTTGAGCATCTCAACACACAGGTAGCCAACCTTATTTCAATGTATCTTGCGATGAGCGACCAAAAGGCAAACCAGGTGATGAAGGTACTTTCCATCTATGCGATGTACTTTTTCCCATTGACATTTATCGCCGGTGTTTACGGAATGAACTTTGACAACATGCCCGAACTTCGCACAAAGTCAGGCTACTTCGTTACTTTGGGAGTAATGGCGCTCATCGCGTTGCTTACCTTCATCTATGTCCGAAGAAAAAGGTGGTAG
- the lptC gene encoding LPS export ABC transporter periplasmic protein LptC, with protein MDFIPKIFSKSIAAIFGCAIFFVLNSCDEDLTAINKNKNTNFPSQIINNANIVQRDSGMVKLRATAPLIEKFEYIDSPYIVARRGINILFYDKTKPNVPGKISAKYAKFNEKKKFYEAKGNVKIITNENQMFAMQSVNWDQGKRLIYTSDTVYVTDKDGSTLVGANGMKAKDDFSEYTFYNNSGNINAKKIPEKGR; from the coding sequence ATGGATTTCATCCCCAAAATATTCAGTAAAAGTATAGCCGCCATTTTTGGTTGTGCTATATTTTTTGTTTTGAATTCCTGTGATGAAGACCTTACTGCAATCAATAAAAACAAGAACACTAACTTCCCGTCGCAGATCATTAACAATGCCAATATTGTGCAGCGTGATTCGGGAATGGTAAAACTGCGCGCAACCGCACCGCTAATCGAGAAATTCGAATATATTGACTCGCCGTATATCGTGGCGAGAAGGGGAATCAACATCCTCTTCTACGACAAAACCAAGCCCAATGTTCCCGGAAAGATCAGTGCGAAATATGCCAAATTCAACGAGAAAAAGAAGTTTTATGAGGCAAAGGGAAATGTGAAAATCATTACCAACGAGAACCAAATGTTCGCAATGCAGTCGGTGAACTGGGACCAGGGAAAACGGCTGATCTATACTTCCGACACCGTTTATGTGACCGACAAGGATGGCTCCACGTTGGTCGGCGCCAATGGAATGAAAGCAAAAGACGACTTCTCGGAATACACTTTCTACAACAATTCTGGAAACATCAACGCCAAAAAAATTCCTGAGAAAGGGCGATAA